The following coding sequences lie in one Cercospora beticola chromosome 9, complete sequence genomic window:
- the AMT16_2 gene encoding Phospho-2-dehydro-3-deoxyheptonate aldolase amt16, translated as MGDSEFFLPNPAVGDRNGVEDWRIRGMTPLTPPDLLQHEIRQNEKSKQTVIKGRNEAVDVVHGTDKNRRLLVVIGPCSIHDPAMALEYCDRLLKLKEQYEEDLLIVMRSYLEKPRTTIGWKGLINDPDIDNSFNINKGLRVARQMFVDLTTKGMPLASEMLDTISPQYTADLLSVGAVGARTTESQVHRELASGLSFPIGFKNGTDGTLGVAIDAIGAVKHPHHFLSVTKPGNVAIVGTVGNDDCFVILRGGTKGTNYDTKSIADAKEALVKKGLRPSFMVDCSHGNSNKDHKNQPKVAHELAEQIRAGETAISGVMIESNINEGNQKVPAEGKSGLKYGVSITDACINWEDTELVLKELAEAVAARRQKLGPVEKNGVNGHA; from the exons ATGGGTGACTCCGAG TTCTTCCTGCCAAATCCCGCAGTGGGCGACCGCAATGGCGTCGAAGACTGGCGTATCCGTGGCATGACACCGCTCACCCCACCTGacctcctccagcacgaAATCCGCCAGAATGAGAAATCGAAGCAGACAGTGATCAAGGGCCGCAACGAGGCCGTGGACGTGGTGCATGGGACGGACAAGAATCGCCGCCTGTTGGTGGTCATTGGGCCATGCAGCATTCACGACCCGGCCATGGCGCTGGAATACTGTGACAGgctgctgaagctgaaggaaCAGTACGAGGAGGACTTGCTTATTGTCATGCGCTCTTACTTGGAGAAGCCTCGCACGACAATCGGCTGGAAGGGACTGATTAACGACCCGGACATTGATAACTccttcaacatcaacaaGGGTCTGCGCGTGGCGAGACAGATGTTCGTTGATCTCACCACGAAGGGCATGCCATTGGCTTCGGAGATGCTCGATACCATTTCACCACAGTACACTGCCGATTTGCTGTCTGTGGGAGCTGTCGGTGCTCGCACAACAGAATCGCAAGTCCACCGTGAACTGGCGTCTGGTCTCTCCTTCCCCATCGGCTTCAAGAACGGCACCGATGGAACTCTGGGTGTAGCCATTGACGCAATCGGCGCAGTAAAGCACCCCCACCACTTCCTTTCTGTCACGAAACCTGGCAATGTCGCTATTGTCGGAACTGTGGGCAACGATGACTGCTTCGTCATTCTCCGTGGCGGCACCAAAGGCACCAACTACGACACGAAGAGCATCGCAGATGCGAAAGAGGCACTTGTCAAGAAGGGTCTCCGACCCAGCTTCATGGTCGACTGCTCACATGGTAACTCGAATAAGGATCACAAGAACCAACCCAAGGTCGCACACGAACTCGCCGAGCAAATTCGAGCTGGCGAAACTGCCATTAGCGGTGTCATGATTGAGAGCAATATCAACGAGGGCAACCAGAAGGTGCCTGCTGAGGGCAAGAGCGGGCTGAAGTACGGCGTCAGTATCACAGACGCGTGTATCAACTGGGAAGATACCGAACTCGTCCTGAAAGAGCTGGCAGAGGCTGTGGCTGCGCGAAGACAGAAACTGGGACCTGTCGAGAAGAACGGCGTCAACGGTCATGCTTAG